In the genome of Acidobacteriota bacterium, one region contains:
- a CDS encoding acyltransferase, with translation MVAYEGQLPLPGRVKARTAAQVLSQEHVPEFDGVRALAIWLVLLTHIFLAYPNPAGALDAIPRPLYEIINRGWLGVDLFFVLSGLLITGILLDAKGKPHYYRNFYGRRVLRILPLYLACIAVMSLFYTGYGSYFLLSLPFLANFASGFGIATPHGPGVFWSLCVEEHFYLLWPLVVSLLPRRALAVLGCLLLVVSPLLRAWGVQRGMSIDMEVYQYSFFRFDGLALGSLLAIWLRSDYAARRTSLGLAASMIGLAVVVTLAGLPYGILSKSVAGVALRYTQMNLLFGAFIVTAFALRGTWVTDVLRSSFASVSGKLSYCLYLIHLAVGDAYYHLTAPYAAVLVARLGSLGSVLARAATILLLSFGLAWLSQRFLEGPALRLKRYLV, from the coding sequence GTGGTCGCATACGAAGGTCAACTGCCCTTACCCGGACGTGTCAAAGCACGCACCGCCGCACAGGTGTTGAGTCAAGAGCACGTCCCCGAATTTGACGGCGTGCGCGCCCTGGCCATCTGGCTGGTGTTGCTGACACATATTTTTCTCGCCTATCCGAATCCGGCGGGCGCGCTGGACGCCATCCCCCGTCCGCTGTACGAAATCATCAATCGCGGCTGGCTCGGGGTGGATTTGTTTTTCGTGCTATCGGGTTTGCTGATCACAGGCATCCTGCTCGATGCCAAAGGCAAGCCACATTATTACCGCAATTTTTATGGCCGCCGGGTGCTGCGCATCCTGCCGCTGTATCTGGCGTGCATCGCGGTGATGAGCCTGTTTTATACCGGCTATGGCAGCTACTTTTTGTTGAGCCTGCCGTTCCTGGCGAATTTCGCCTCGGGCTTTGGCATTGCGACGCCGCACGGGCCGGGCGTGTTCTGGTCGCTGTGCGTCGAAGAGCATTTTTACCTGCTCTGGCCGCTGGTGGTTTCGCTGCTGCCCCGGCGCGCGCTGGCGGTGCTGGGCTGCCTGCTGCTGGTCGTTTCGCCGTTGCTGCGCGCCTGGGGCGTGCAACGTGGAATGAGCATTGATATGGAGGTTTATCAATACTCGTTCTTCCGCTTTGACGGTCTGGCATTGGGCAGCTTGTTGGCAATTTGGCTGCGGTCGGATTACGCGGCGCGCCGCACTTCGCTGGGGTTGGCGGCGTCAATGATTGGTTTGGCGGTCGTGGTCACCCTCGCGGGCTTGCCTTACGGCATCTTGAGCAAGTCGGTCGCGGGCGTGGCGCTGCGTTATACGCAGATGAATCTGCTGTTCGGCGCATTCATCGTCACGGCTTTTGCTTTGCGCGGCACTTGGGTTACTGACGTCTTGCGCAGTTCGTTCGCGTCGGTCAGCGGCAAGCTGAGTTATTGCTTGTACCTGATCCATCTGGCGGTAGGCGATGCTTATTACCATTTGACGGCCCCTTACGCGGCGGTGCTGGTGGCGCGGTTGGGCAGCTTGGGCAGTGTGCTGGCGCGGGCGGCGACGATTCTGTTGCTTTCGTTTGGACTGGCCTGGCTGTCGCAACGTTTTTTGGAAGGCCCGGCGTTACGGTTGAAAAGGTATCTGGTTTGA
- a CDS encoding alginate lyase family protein: MKRSKLDKLRGMSPHEWRTRSAQELAKLSERYLGRGTRELTDSEFLREWQAPADARPVNTAQAAAADLLKRLQQRPRFFPALSQRTTVVQTLQTRFAAECEQLLARADRVLANRFDIFACCGEHAGLSFGEPVNWRLEPSSGKATPLAHWSAIDFLNPAVAGDKKFTWELNRCQFFITLGQAYWLTGDEKYAEQFVALTTAWLDANPPKRGINWASSLELSFRVIAWLWALHLFADAKALTPEFTTRVLKSLLAQGRHIETYLSLYFSPNTHLTGEALGLFYLGVALPELCRAEHWRQLGLRILLEQLPVHVRRDGVYFEQASYYHRYTADFYTHLLLLSRASDTALPPLVEEKLIGLHEHLLWLTRPDGTSPFYGDDDGGRTVMLSTRRADDFRDTLATGAALLQRPDWKFVAGEAAVETLWLLGADGLRTFDELAAHAPTARHKAFADSGAYVMRDGWTPDASYLFIDCGPHGVSNGGHAHSDALSFEFAAGGATWLVDPGTFSYTGDLQQRNEIRCSQNHNTVSVDGLSQSTPQTAFTWAQTARCLPREFRASDEGLFFAGQQDGYTRLADPVRQQRAWLLHPAEAGAPLYLLMTDRLEAQGAHQYQWHFHFAAGCRTRLDGNLVRVVAATGQELWLAARVTGDNELHFAVTEGWVSRCYGQREAAPTVTISTVGRGGLTVETLLVPLADKQAEEFVREWPTRIH; encoded by the coding sequence GTGAAACGCAGCAAACTCGACAAACTGCGCGGCATGAGTCCGCACGAATGGCGGACGCGCAGCGCACAGGAACTGGCTAAGCTCAGCGAACGCTATCTTGGACGCGGCACGCGCGAGTTGACCGACAGCGAGTTCCTGCGCGAATGGCAAGCGCCAGCAGACGCCAGGCCCGTCAATACGGCACAGGCAGCAGCAGCCGACTTGCTGAAACGCTTGCAACAAAGGCCGCGCTTCTTCCCTGCTCTTTCTCAACGAACGACGGTCGTGCAAACGCTGCAAACACGCTTTGCAGCTGAGTGCGAACAACTGCTGGCCCGGGCTGACCGCGTGCTGGCAAACCGCTTCGACATCTTTGCATGCTGCGGGGAGCACGCAGGGCTGAGCTTTGGCGAACCGGTGAACTGGCGCTTGGAACCAAGCTCTGGCAAAGCCACGCCGCTTGCGCATTGGAGCGCCATTGATTTTCTGAACCCGGCGGTCGCGGGCGACAAGAAATTCACCTGGGAACTCAATCGCTGCCAGTTTTTCATCACGCTAGGCCAGGCCTATTGGCTGACTGGGGATGAAAAATACGCCGAGCAGTTCGTCGCGCTCACCACCGCCTGGCTCGACGCCAATCCGCCCAAACGCGGCATCAATTGGGCCAGCAGTTTGGAATTGTCCTTCCGCGTCATCGCCTGGCTGTGGGCCTTGCATCTCTTTGCGGACGCCAAAGCCTTGACGCCGGAATTCACCACGCGCGTGTTGAAATCACTGCTCGCACAAGGACGCCACATCGAAACGTACCTGTCGCTTTATTTCAGCCCGAATACGCATCTGACCGGCGAAGCGCTGGGCTTGTTTTATCTGGGCGTGGCCTTGCCGGAATTGTGCCGGGCCGAGCATTGGCGGCAATTGGGTTTGCGCATCCTGCTGGAACAGTTGCCGGTGCACGTGCGGCGCGATGGCGTTTATTTCGAGCAGGCGTCGTATTACCACCGCTACACGGCGGATTTTTATACGCATCTGCTGTTGCTGAGCCGGGCGAGTGACACGGCGTTGCCGCCATTGGTCGAAGAGAAGCTGATTGGCTTGCACGAGCATCTGCTGTGGCTCACGCGGCCCGACGGTACGTCGCCGTTTTACGGCGACGATGACGGTGGACGCACAGTGATGCTGAGCACGCGGCGCGCCGACGATTTCCGCGACACGCTGGCGACCGGGGCGGCGCTCTTGCAACGTCCAGACTGGAAATTCGTCGCGGGTGAAGCCGCCGTTGAAACACTGTGGTTGCTGGGCGCAGATGGCTTGCGAACCTTTGATGAATTGGCCGCGCACGCGCCGACAGCGCGGCACAAAGCATTCGCCGACAGCGGCGCTTACGTCATGCGCGACGGTTGGACGCCTGATGCGAGTTATCTGTTCATTGATTGCGGCCCGCACGGCGTGTCGAATGGCGGCCACGCTCACAGCGACGCTTTGTCCTTTGAATTTGCGGCGGGCGGCGCGACCTGGTTGGTTGACCCGGGCACGTTCAGTTACACCGGCGATTTGCAGCAACGCAATGAAATACGTTGCTCGCAAAACCACAATACAGTGAGTGTGGATGGTCTGTCGCAATCCACGCCCCAAACCGCGTTCACCTGGGCACAGACGGCGCGCTGTTTGCCGCGCGAGTTCCGCGCAAGTGACGAAGGTCTTTTTTTTGCGGGCCAGCAGGACGGTTACACGCGGCTGGCTGACCCGGTGCGGCAGCAACGCGCGTGGCTGTTGCATCCGGCGGAGGCCGGCGCGCCGTTGTATCTGCTGATGACTGACCGGCTGGAAGCGCAAGGCGCGCACCAGTATCAATGGCATTTTCATTTTGCCGCCGGTTGCCGCACGCGACTTGACGGCAACCTGGTGCGGGTCGTGGCGGCGACGGGGCAAGAGTTGTGGCTGGCGGCGCGCGTGACGGGCGACAACGAATTGCACTTTGCCGTAACGGAGGGCTGGGTCTCGCGCTGTTACGGCCAACGCGAGGCCGCGCCGACGGTCACCATCAGCACCGTGGGGCGCGGCGGGTTGACGGTTGAGACATTGCTCGTGCCGCTGGCTGACAAGCAGGCTGAAGAGTTCGTGCGGGAGTGGCCGACGCGCATTCATTGA
- a CDS encoding class I SAM-dependent methyltransferase, with amino-acid sequence MSTLEYHRAELAIAKAKDDPRRVMPALPAAFGSILDLGCGAGQTLIACELPPEVFACGADVDEEALRYGRQLSGEIHFVRAGGEALPFAAQTFDVVISRVAIPYMHIPTALDEIARVLKPGGHVWFTLHPLALVRKWLWSALRHGHLKSVIYQSYTLVNGLLLHCFGKQVRFPLNRARCESFQSERGITRALQAAGLTRVETELNEQFFVVKAVRQSSR; translated from the coding sequence ATGAGCACACTCGAATACCATCGGGCCGAACTGGCGATTGCCAAAGCGAAGGATGACCCGCGCCGTGTGATGCCCGCGCTGCCCGCCGCGTTCGGCAGCATCCTCGATCTCGGTTGCGGCGCGGGACAGACGCTCATCGCCTGTGAATTGCCGCCGGAAGTTTTCGCTTGCGGGGCTGATGTTGATGAAGAGGCGCTGCGCTATGGCCGGCAACTGAGTGGTGAAATTCATTTCGTGCGCGCGGGCGGCGAAGCCTTGCCGTTCGCCGCGCAAACCTTTGATGTCGTGATCTCGCGCGTGGCGATCCCGTATATGCACATCCCGACGGCGCTGGACGAAATCGCGCGCGTCTTGAAACCGGGCGGGCACGTCTGGTTCACGCTGCACCCGCTGGCGCTGGTGCGGAAATGGCTGTGGAGCGCCTTGCGCCACGGCCATTTGAAAAGCGTCATTTACCAGAGCTACACGCTCGTGAACGGGCTGCTCCTGCATTGCTTTGGCAAACAGGTGCGCTTCCCGCTCAACCGCGCGCGCTGCGAATCGTTTCAGAGCGAACGCGGCATCACACGCGCCCTGCAAGCGGCCGGCTTAACGCGTGTCGAAACGGAATTGAACGAACAGTTTTTTGTCGTCAAAGCGGTAAGACAAAGTAGTCGGTAG
- the asnB gene encoding asparagine synthase (glutamine-hydrolyzing), which produces MCGICGTAIPRQLNRRVNADSLTRMRDALVHRGPDDAGLWLNGSVGLGQRRLSIVDLGGGHQPLSNQGCAGGEDGTVWIAFNGEIYNHAELRAQLESQGHVYRTSSDTETIVHLYEEFGLAGVEQLRGMFAYAIWDAPQRRLVLTRDRVGIKPLYYLLTEDGTLHFASEIKALLAGRALKPELNYNALSDQFANRYTSGEETLFKGVKRLLPGHTLVWQDGQVELSHYWSLSFSKPAQRLSEADYIEQFRALFRDCVASHLMADVPLGMFLSGGIDSSAIAAVMSGLVKDRIKTFSVAFAEREANELDFARTVAQAYNTDHHEIVVSPTEFFAALPTLIYQEDEPLAHPSSVPLYFVSRLAREHVKVVLTGEGADELLAGYNKYRVTRYNLQLGGVYERLLPGFARHAIKGGIERLDGATRARQILQRTFLCLPASLRDIYFDNFAVFAPPLQQRLFTAETRARLTDTDPYRTMVAYAAESDADNLLDQLLAADMQSYLHELLMKQDQMSMAASIESRVPFLDHRLIEFATHLPVEMKLRGTTTKYILRQAMQGVLPAEILTRKKMGFPVPLGAWFRGPFKHVVDEYVLGERALGRGFFNADYVRELAARQQAGENHAERLWALLNFELWQRRFFDGEALAENTATPAMARAVAL; this is translated from the coding sequence ATGTGTGGCATTTGCGGAACGGCGATTCCGCGACAACTCAATCGGCGCGTTAATGCCGACAGCTTGACCCGGATGCGGGATGCGCTGGTGCATCGCGGGCCGGACGATGCCGGGTTGTGGCTGAACGGTTCGGTCGGGCTGGGCCAGCGGCGGCTCTCCATCGTGGATTTGGGCGGCGGACATCAGCCGTTGTCTAATCAAGGCTGTGCGGGTGGTGAGGACGGCACGGTTTGGATCGCCTTTAACGGCGAGATTTATAACCACGCCGAATTGCGCGCACAGTTGGAAAGCCAAGGCCACGTCTATCGCACGTCGAGCGACACCGAAACCATCGTGCATCTGTACGAAGAGTTCGGCCTGGCAGGCGTTGAACAATTGCGCGGCATGTTCGCCTATGCCATCTGGGACGCGCCGCAACGCCGCCTGGTGCTGACGCGCGACCGCGTCGGCATCAAGCCGCTGTATTACCTGCTGACCGAAGACGGCACGCTGCACTTCGCCTCGGAAATCAAAGCGCTGCTCGCCGGACGCGCGCTCAAACCGGAGTTGAACTACAACGCGCTGAGCGACCAATTCGCCAACCGTTATACCTCGGGCGAAGAGACGTTGTTCAAAGGCGTCAAACGACTGCTGCCTGGGCATACGCTGGTGTGGCAGGACGGCCAAGTCGAGCTTAGCCACTACTGGTCGCTGAGTTTCAGCAAGCCCGCGCAACGACTCAGCGAAGCCGACTACATAGAGCAATTCCGCGCACTCTTCCGCGATTGCGTCGCCTCGCACCTGATGGCCGATGTGCCGCTGGGCATGTTCCTGTCGGGTGGCATTGATTCGAGCGCGATTGCGGCGGTCATGAGCGGCTTGGTCAAAGATCGCATCAAGACCTTCTCGGTTGCTTTCGCCGAGCGCGAGGCGAACGAATTGGATTTCGCGCGCACCGTCGCGCAAGCCTACAACACCGACCATCACGAAATCGTCGTCAGCCCCACAGAGTTTTTCGCGGCGCTGCCCACGCTGATCTATCAGGAAGACGAACCGCTGGCGCATCCGTCCAGTGTGCCGCTCTATTTCGTCTCGCGGCTGGCGCGCGAACACGTCAAGGTCGTGCTGACCGGCGAAGGTGCCGACGAATTGCTGGCGGGTTACAACAAATACCGCGTCACGCGCTACAACCTGCAATTGGGCGGCGTATACGAACGCCTGCTGCCCGGCTTCGCGCGGCACGCCATCAAAGGCGGCATCGAACGGCTGGACGGCGCGACGCGCGCGCGGCAAATTTTGCAACGCACGTTTCTGTGTCTGCCCGCGAGCCTGCGCGACATTTACTTCGACAATTTCGCGGTCTTTGCGCCGCCGTTGCAACAGCGTTTGTTCACGGCGGAAACGCGCGCGCGGCTGACCGACACCGACCCATACCGCACGATGGTGGCGTATGCCGCTGAGAGCGACGCCGACAATTTGCTGGATCAATTGCTGGCGGCGGACATGCAATCGTACCTGCACGAACTGCTGATGAAACAGGATCAGATGAGCATGGCCGCCTCAATTGAGAGCCGCGTGCCTTTCCTGGATCACCGGCTGATTGAATTCGCCACGCACTTGCCGGTGGAAATGAAGCTGCGCGGCACGACGACGAAATATATTTTGCGGCAGGCCATGCAAGGCGTCTTGCCCGCTGAGATTCTGACGCGCAAGAAAATGGGCTTCCCCGTGCCGCTGGGCGCGTGGTTCCGTGGCCCATTCAAACACGTCGTGGACGAATACGTGCTGGGCGAACGCGCGCTCGGACGCGGTTTTTTCAATGCCGATTACGTGCGCGAATTGGCGGCGCGGCAACAGGCGGGCGAAAACCACGCCGAACGGTTGTGGGCGTTGCTGAATTTTGAATTGTGGCAGCGGCGCTTTTTCGACGGCGAGGCGCTTGCAGAAAACACAGCAACGCCTGCAATGGCGCGCGCGGTAGCTCTTTGA
- a CDS encoding class I SAM-dependent methyltransferase, producing MKTHLPPQAGLQVLEVGSAPGENLVRLRRKFGYDVYGVEYAEVGVAINRANFAQAGIADDRVIQADFFAPEFQTRYRERFDIVVSRGFIEHFDDVTVVLERHLTLLKAGGRLVVTIPRLTGINYPLCRFFDAELLDKHNLKIMEQAAFAALFAPLPLQPQFCGYFGTFSFQLFDTKAPRGARFALLRLSWKVQLGLNLLFRLLLRERGWESWLGSPHLMYVGVKKS from the coding sequence TTGAAAACCCATTTGCCGCCACAAGCGGGTTTGCAGGTCTTGGAAGTCGGCAGCGCGCCGGGTGAAAACCTGGTGAGACTGCGGCGGAAATTCGGCTATGACGTTTACGGCGTCGAATATGCCGAGGTGGGCGTAGCGATCAACCGCGCGAACTTCGCGCAAGCTGGCATCGCGGACGACCGCGTCATTCAGGCAGATTTTTTCGCGCCGGAGTTTCAGACGCGCTACCGCGAGCGTTTCGACATTGTCGTCTCGCGCGGTTTCATCGAGCATTTCGATGACGTGACGGTAGTGCTTGAACGGCATCTGACACTGCTCAAAGCGGGCGGGCGACTGGTGGTCACCATTCCGCGGCTGACCGGCATCAATTATCCGCTGTGCCGCTTTTTCGACGCGGAACTGCTGGACAAGCACAACTTGAAGATTATGGAGCAGGCTGCGTTCGCGGCTTTGTTCGCGCCGCTGCCGTTGCAACCGCAGTTTTGCGGCTACTTCGGCACGTTCAGCTTTCAGTTGTTCGACACCAAAGCGCCGCGCGGCGCGCGTTTCGCGCTCTTGCGGCTGAGCTGGAAAGTACAGCTTGGGTTAAACCTGCTCTTCCGGCTGCTGTTGCGCGAACGGGGCTGGGAGAGTTGGTTGGGCAGCCCGCATCTAATGTATGTGGGTGTGAAGAAGAGTTGA
- a CDS encoding glycosyltransferase, which yields MRILWVKAGKLLPVDTGGKIRSYNILKHLAARHELTLLSYYGGPRDMAYEQAIQAELPGTRAVHTGAAEGNALDYLRRLPSPAPYAVSKFTDREVRRIVTVCLQEQRYDVAVCDFLSATLNFPAHAATPTVLFQHNVESILWQRQAKHEPNLLKRLAFKIEAAKMTRYEARAVGQFTHVIAVSDADRDLMKPMTEAARLSVVPTGVDLAQYRAAAASDSAAEPLVMFLGSMDWEANIDGVEYFHREIWPQVKQSVPNARFRVVGRNPHARIQRLAAAAVEVTGTVPSVLEHLRAAAVFVVPLRIGGGTRLKIYEAMALGKATVSTTIGAEGLDVNHGQDILLADDPASFAQSTIALLQDAALRQQLEQAAAAQAAKFDWPLIVDRFEEVLALAMRQAGTATQAAPTAVPVNA from the coding sequence ATGCGCATTCTCTGGGTCAAAGCCGGTAAGCTCCTGCCCGTGGACACGGGCGGCAAAATCCGGTCGTACAACATCCTGAAACATCTGGCCGCGCGCCACGAACTGACGCTGCTGTCATATTACGGCGGGCCGCGTGACATGGCGTATGAGCAGGCGATTCAAGCGGAATTGCCCGGCACGCGCGCCGTTCACACCGGCGCCGCCGAGGGCAACGCGCTGGATTATCTGCGCCGTTTGCCTTCGCCCGCGCCCTATGCCGTCAGCAAATTCACCGACCGTGAAGTCAGACGCATCGTCACGGTTTGTTTGCAAGAACAACGTTACGACGTAGCGGTGTGCGATTTCCTGAGCGCGACGTTGAACTTTCCGGCGCATGCGGCCACGCCGACCGTGCTCTTTCAGCACAACGTCGAATCCATTCTCTGGCAGCGCCAGGCCAAGCACGAACCCAATTTGCTCAAACGCCTCGCCTTCAAAATCGAAGCCGCCAAGATGACGCGCTACGAAGCGCGTGCCGTCGGCCAGTTCACCCACGTCATCGCCGTATCGGATGCCGACCGCGACCTCATGAAACCGATGACGGAGGCCGCGCGCCTGAGCGTCGTGCCCACCGGCGTGGATTTGGCGCAGTATCGCGCGGCGGCGGCGAGCGACAGCGCGGCTGAACCGTTAGTGATGTTCCTGGGTTCGATGGATTGGGAAGCGAACATTGACGGCGTCGAGTATTTCCACCGCGAAATCTGGCCGCAGGTCAAACAGTCCGTACCCAACGCGCGTTTCCGCGTTGTCGGGCGCAACCCGCATGCACGCATCCAACGGCTCGCAGCAGCAGCTGTCGAAGTCACAGGCACCGTGCCTTCGGTGCTCGAACATCTGCGCGCAGCGGCGGTCTTTGTGGTGCCGCTCAGAATCGGCGGCGGCACGCGGCTGAAAATTTACGAAGCAATGGCGCTGGGCAAGGCGACGGTCTCGACCACCATCGGCGCCGAAGGGCTGGACGTCAATCACGGCCAGGACATTTTGCTGGCCGATGATCCCGCCAGCTTTGCGCAAAGCACGATTGCGCTGTTGCAAGACGCGGCCTTGCGCCAACAACTGGAACAGGCGGCGGCGGCCCAAGCGGCGAAATTCGATTGGCCGCTGATCGTGGATCGGTTTGAAGAAGTGCTGGCGCTGGCGATGCGGCAAGCTGGCACGGCAACGCAAGCCGCACCCACAGCAGTCCCGGTGAACGCATGA
- a CDS encoding class I SAM-dependent methyltransferase — protein MAMASLFAALDGVNFQGLRLALRDRERARVYLSRSVRLFDELSGRGLTGRDPLRFVYQQGWASRSPETRVVFPATLETGGGTQLNEQVYLATMAQVLRPRKVFEIGTYRGHTTSLFILNTPAETEVWTLDLPPQVALGDAELASYLDSDVTLVRQRALAHYVRELGLTERCQQVFGDSLQFDPAPHRGTVELGFIDGAHARRYVESDTRKMAVMMAERGLVFWHDYGGKGDFKPLTDYLDSLAREIEIFRVPETSLAWAAASEVRKLA, from the coding sequence ATGGCAATGGCATCCCTTTTTGCCGCACTGGACGGTGTAAATTTCCAGGGTCTCCGCTTAGCGCTGCGTGACCGTGAACGTGCGCGCGTGTATCTATCCCGCAGCGTGCGGCTATTTGACGAGTTGAGCGGACGTGGGTTGACGGGCCGCGATCCTCTGCGGTTCGTTTATCAGCAAGGTTGGGCGAGTCGCTCACCTGAGACGCGGGTCGTTTTTCCCGCCACGCTGGAAACGGGCGGTGGCACGCAACTCAATGAGCAGGTGTATTTGGCGACCATGGCGCAGGTGTTACGCCCGCGCAAGGTGTTTGAAATCGGCACGTATCGCGGCCACACCACCAGTTTGTTCATTCTGAACACCCCGGCGGAAACCGAGGTATGGACGCTGGACCTGCCGCCGCAAGTCGCGCTCGGTGACGCGGAGTTAGCCAGCTATCTTGACTCAGACGTAACGCTGGTGCGCCAACGCGCGCTGGCGCATTACGTGCGCGAGTTGGGTTTGACCGAACGTTGCCAGCAGGTGTTTGGCGATTCGTTGCAATTCGACCCCGCGCCGCATCGCGGGACGGTGGAGTTGGGGTTTATTGATGGGGCGCATGCGCGGCGCTACGTCGAAAGCGACACGCGCAAGATGGCCGTGATGATGGCTGAGCGCGGTCTGGTTTTTTGGCACGATTACGGCGGCAAGGGCGATTTCAAACCCTTGACTGATTACCTGGATTCGCTGGCGCGCGAGATCGAAATTTTCCGCGTGCCAGAGACGTCGCTGGCCTGGGCGGCAGCCAGCGAAGTGCGCAAGCTGGCGTGA
- a CDS encoding polysaccharide deacetylase family protein codes for MIEMQLSNKHRTFTLMYHDVVAAEAHTASGFDWPDAALYKLTPAQFDEHLAALAAATGAAPALVRGNKTDLPSPRQCPSWLLTFDDGGVSSYTEIAGRLEARGWRGHFFVTTGVTGTAAFLSPTQIRELHARGHVIGSHSETHPLRMARCGWDELLREWQVSTEALSAIIGEPIRVASVPGGWYSREVARAAAAAGIKVLFTSEPTARCHTVDGCVVLGRYGIQSGTPAATAAAMAAGARAPRWRQAAWWQAKKAVKTLGGTAYLNFRRAWAARALTQ; via the coding sequence ATGATCGAAATGCAGCTAAGCAATAAACACCGCACCTTTACGTTGATGTATCACGATGTGGTTGCGGCGGAAGCGCACACCGCCAGCGGGTTCGATTGGCCCGACGCGGCGTTGTACAAGCTAACGCCCGCACAATTCGACGAACATCTGGCGGCGCTGGCAGCAGCGACCGGCGCTGCGCCCGCGTTGGTGAGGGGTAACAAAACGGATTTGCCGTCACCTCGACAATGCCCATCCTGGCTGCTGACTTTTGATGACGGGGGCGTGAGCAGCTACACCGAGATCGCCGGGCGCCTGGAAGCGCGCGGCTGGCGCGGGCATTTTTTCGTCACGACGGGCGTCACCGGCACGGCGGCGTTTTTGAGCCCCACACAGATTCGGGAATTACATGCGCGCGGCCACGTGATCGGCTCGCATTCTGAAACGCATCCCTTGCGGATGGCGCGCTGCGGTTGGGACGAATTGCTGCGCGAGTGGCAGGTGAGCACCGAGGCATTGTCAGCGATCATCGGCGAACCGATCCGCGTGGCCTCAGTGCCCGGCGGGTGGTATTCACGCGAGGTGGCGCGGGCGGCGGCGGCGGCGGGCATCAAAGTGCTGTTCACCTCGGAGCCGACCGCGCGTTGTCATACCGTGGATGGTTGCGTGGTCTTGGGGCGGTACGGCATTCAGTCCGGCACGCCGGCGGCAACAGCGGCGGCAATGGCGGCGGGCGCGCGGGCGCCGCGTTGGCGGCAAGCCGCGTGGTGGCAGGCGAAGAAGGCCGTCAAAACTTTGGGTGGCACGGCGTATTTGAATTTTCGCCGGGCGTGGGCAGCGCGCGCGCTGACACAGTAA
- a CDS encoding UDP-glucose/GDP-mannose dehydrogenase family protein, whose translation MRISIFGLGYVGAVSAACFAESGHEVIGCDTNELKVKIINEGRSPVVEPGVEDMMAQGVKEGRLRATTEAAEAVLASDVSLVCVGTPGNHNGSLDLAHIKGVCKQIGSALETKSRYHVVVMRSTMLPGTIHDVVIPTLEVCSGKKAGRDFGVAINPEFLREGTSIYDFYHPPFTLVGADDEEAAFLVRKLYAHIQAPVLSVKVKEAEMVKYACNSFHALKVTFANEIGNICKALGVDSHKVMDVFCQDTKLNLSAYYMKPGFAFGGSCLPKDVRALTYKARSLDVETPMLNSLMLSNRLQVERVADMIAQTGKKQVGLLGLSFKAGTDDLRESPLVALIEMLIGKGYRLSIYDKEVELARLFGANREYIEREIPHIASLMREDIHQVIEGSEVIVIGKKSEEYRAVHDYLNNGRVVIDLVRLVEGGEQSKSYQGICW comes from the coding sequence ATGCGTATCAGTATTTTCGGATTGGGTTATGTGGGCGCAGTCTCAGCCGCGTGTTTTGCCGAGAGCGGCCACGAAGTGATTGGCTGCGACACCAATGAACTGAAGGTCAAGATCATCAACGAAGGCCGTTCGCCCGTGGTCGAACCGGGCGTCGAAGACATGATGGCCCAAGGCGTCAAAGAAGGCCGCCTGCGCGCGACGACGGAAGCCGCCGAGGCCGTGCTGGCGTCGGATGTCTCGCTGGTGTGCGTCGGCACGCCGGGCAATCACAACGGCAGCCTCGATCTCGCCCACATCAAAGGCGTCTGCAAACAGATCGGCTCGGCGCTCGAAACCAAGTCGCGCTATCACGTCGTCGTGATGCGCAGCACGATGCTGCCCGGCACGATTCACGATGTCGTGATCCCGACGCTGGAAGTATGTTCTGGCAAGAAAGCCGGACGCGATTTCGGCGTGGCGATCAATCCCGAATTTTTGCGCGAAGGCACTTCGATTTACGATTTCTATCATCCGCCTTTCACGCTGGTAGGCGCGGACGATGAAGAAGCCGCCTTCCTGGTGCGCAAGCTTTACGCGCACATTCAAGCGCCGGTGCTGAGCGTCAAGGTCAAAGAAGCCGAGATGGTCAAATACGCCTGCAACAGCTTCCACGCGTTGAAAGTCACCTTCGCCAACGAAATCGGCAACATCTGCAAAGCGCTCGGCGTGGACAGCCACAAAGTAATGGACGTGTTTTGTCAGGACACCAAACTGAACCTGTCGGCCTATTACATGAAACCCGGCTTCGCATTCGGCGGTTCGTGTTTGCCCAAAGATGTGCGCGCGCTGACTTACAAAGCACGCTCGCTGGATGTCGAGACGCCGATGTTGAATTCGCTGATGCTCAGTAATCGGCTACAGGTCGAGCGCGTCGCCGATATGATCGCGCAAACCGGTAAGAAGCAGGTCGGTTTGCTCGGCTTGAGCTTCAAAGCGGGCACCGACGATCTGCGCGAAAGCCCGTTGGTGGCGTTGATCGAAATGCTGATCGGCAAAGGCTATCGGCTTTCGATCTATGACAAAGAAGTCGAATTGGCGCGCCTCTTCGGCGCGAACCGCGAATACATCGAGCGCGAAATTCCGCACATCGCCTCGCTGATGCGCGAGGATATTCATCAAGTGATCGAAGGTTCCGAAGTCATCGTGATCGGCAAGAAATCGGAAGAGTATCGCGCCGTGCACGATTACCTGAACAACGGTCGTGTCGTGATTGATCTCGTCCGCCTGGTCGAAGGCGGCGAACAATCAAAATCGTATCAGGGGATTTGCTGGTAG